In Carya illinoinensis cultivar Pawnee chromosome 7, C.illinoinensisPawnee_v1, whole genome shotgun sequence, the following are encoded in one genomic region:
- the LOC122316012 gene encoding uncharacterized mitochondrial protein AtMg00810-like yields the protein MEQPPGFVAQGEYRGTVCRLKKALYGLKQSPRAWFGRFSDAVLTFGLHRCQTDHSVFHLHSDFQTKDLGKLRYFLGIEVSRSKEGINLSQRKYILDLLEETDMLGARSLDTPMDPNCKFLKEGELFRDPGMYQRLVGKLNYLTITRLGIFYAVSVLSQFLQTPRISHWDVIIHILRYLKRALGLGILYRLNGHLRVEAFSDVDWAGSPLDRISTTRYCTFVGGNLVTWKSKKQTVVARSSAEAEYRAMAHTTSELTWLQHFFQEIGFPAPIPLQLFCDNQVALHIASNPMFHERTKHIEIDCHFIRDKILSGDIATPFVKSADQLADVFTKSLCWSRLKPICFKLGLYDVYAPA from the exons atggagcaaccacctgggtTTGTTGCTCAAGGGGAGTATCGAGGTACTGTATGCAGGTTGAAAAAGGCATTATAcggtttgaaacaatctcctcgagcatggtttggaAGGTTCTCTGATGCTGTATTGACATTTGGTCTTCACAGATGCCAAACAGATCACTCGGTATTTCACTTGCATAGTGAT tttcagacGAAAGACTTGGGCAAGCTTAGATATTTCCTTGGAATTGAAGTCAGTAGATCTAAAGAGGGCATCAACTTATCTCAGAGGAAATATATACTTGATCTTTTAGAAGAAACCGACATGTTGGGTGCACGATCTCTTGACACCCCTATGGATCCCAATTgtaaattcttgaaagaagGGGAGTTGTTTAGAGATCCAGGTatgtatcaaagacttgttgggAAATTGAACTATCTTACCATCACTAGACTGGGCATCTTTTATGCAGTGAGTGTACTGAGTCAATTTTTACAAACGCCTAGGATCTCACATTGGGATGTTATAATTCATATTCTTCGTTATCTCAAGCGAGCACTTGGCCTTGGAATACTATATCGATTAAATGGACATCTTAGAGTTGAAGCATTTTCAGATGTTGATTGGGCAGGATCTCCTTTAGATAGAATATCTACTACGAgatattgtacctttgtaggaggtaacttggttacatggaagagtaagaaacaaacaGTAGTAGCTCGTTCTAGTGCGGAAGCTGAATACAGGGCAATGGCACATACtactagtgagctgacatggttaCAACACTTTTttcaagagattgggtttccagctcctATCCCTCTCCagctattttgtgataatcaagttgCACTGCATATTGCCTCTAACCCTATGtttcatgagaggactaaacatatagagattgattgtcacttcattcgagataagatacTAAGTGGTGACATTGCTACACCTTTTGTGAAGTCCGCAGATCAACTTGCAGATGTGTTTACTAAATCCTTGTGTTGGAGTCGATTAAAACCTATTTGTTTCAAGTTAGGTTTATATGATGTATATgccccagcttga